One region of bacterium genomic DNA includes:
- the hprK gene encoding HPr(Ser) kinase/phosphatase, translating to METANLSLPVEKLFQETAELLALTLYSRSAVSATDITVAELNRPGFVLTGFTERYQAKRVQILGGAEFSYLERLPAAQVRPALANLFVAPVPCLIMTRGQQPLPELVALCDELGVPLLGTTQPTTPFIRALSAYLENHFSPRGNIHGSLADVYGVGLLFTGPSGIGKSEIVLDLVERGHRLVADDVVQLLRRGQTVIGRGNAFLKHFMEVRGVGVVDVREMFGIRAIRVQKRIEVQVRLELWEQGKHYDRVGLEYETSPLLGVSLPQVILPIVPGKNVTVIAETIAMNHMLKVYGLSPAERFNRQIMEDLARQSEARVFHYLQHDEE from the coding sequence GTGGAGACCGCCAATCTGAGCCTGCCGGTCGAGAAGCTGTTCCAGGAAACCGCCGAGCTGCTGGCCCTCACGCTCTACAGCCGCTCGGCGGTCTCCGCCACGGACATCACGGTCGCCGAGCTGAACCGACCGGGCTTCGTGCTCACCGGCTTCACGGAGCGCTATCAAGCCAAGCGCGTGCAGATCCTCGGCGGCGCCGAGTTCAGCTACCTGGAGCGACTGCCGGCGGCGCAGGTGCGCCCCGCCCTCGCCAACCTCTTCGTCGCCCCCGTGCCCTGCCTGATCATGACCCGCGGCCAGCAGCCCCTGCCCGAGCTGGTCGCGCTCTGCGACGAGCTCGGCGTGCCGCTGCTCGGTACGACCCAGCCGACGACGCCCTTCATCCGCGCCCTCAGCGCCTACCTGGAGAACCACTTCTCGCCGCGGGGCAACATCCACGGCTCGCTCGCCGACGTCTACGGCGTCGGCCTGCTCTTCACGGGGCCGAGCGGCATCGGCAAGAGCGAGATCGTCCTCGACCTCGTCGAGCGCGGCCACCGTCTGGTCGCCGACGACGTCGTGCAGCTCCTCCGGCGCGGGCAGACCGTGATCGGCCGCGGCAACGCCTTCCTCAAGCACTTCATGGAGGTGCGCGGCGTCGGTGTCGTCGATGTGCGCGAGATGTTCGGCATCCGCGCGATCCGCGTGCAGAAGCGCATCGAGGTCCAGGTGCGCCTGGAGCTCTGGGAGCAGGGCAAGCACTACGACCGCGTCGGGCTGGAGTACGAAACGAGCCCGCTGCTCGGCGTCTCGCTGCCACAGGTGATCCTGCCCATCGTGCCGGGCAAGAACGTGACGGTGATCGCCGAGACGATCGCCATGAACCACATGCTCAAGGTCTACGGACTCAGCCCGGCCGAGCGCTTTAACCGGCAGATCATGGAGGATCTCGCGCGGCAGAGCGAGGCGCGCGTCTTCCACTACCTGCAGCACGACGAGGA
- the raiA gene encoding ribosome-associated translation inhibitor RaiA — translation MQIAVTAKKMELTPEIRDYAEEKIGRLEKYLEGILEANILLRLEKHRAIAEATLHAKHADFTGKEDHDDLYAAIDGLSDKLERQVRKYKTRHISRRRGAKPTSEALQDVGTITIHGAEASEESAYPVVKEKFIHLDRLTADQAISRMEVHGDNFWVFADAERGLLSVAYRRREGGYGVIRSED, via the coding sequence ATGCAGATCGCCGTCACCGCCAAGAAGATGGAGCTCACCCCCGAGATCCGCGACTACGCCGAGGAGAAGATCGGCCGTCTGGAGAAATACCTCGAGGGCATCCTGGAGGCGAACATCCTGCTCCGTCTGGAGAAGCACCGCGCCATCGCCGAGGCGACCCTGCACGCCAAGCACGCCGATTTCACGGGCAAAGAGGACCACGACGACCTCTACGCCGCCATCGACGGTCTCTCGGACAAGCTCGAGCGCCAGGTGCGCAAGTACAAGACGCGCCACATCAGCCGCCGGCGCGGCGCCAAGCCGACCAGCGAGGCGCTGCAGGATGTGGGCACGATCACGATCCACGGCGCCGAGGCCAGCGAGGAGTCCGCCTACCCGGTGGTGAAGGAGAAGTTCATCCACCTGGACCGTCTGACGGCGGACCAGGCGATCAGCCGCATGGAAGTCCACGGCGACAACTTCTGGGTGTTCGCCGATGCCGAGCGCGGCCTGCTCAGCGTCGCCTATCGGCGCCGGGAAGGCGGCTACGGCGTGATCCGCTCCGAGGACTGA